The window TGCATTAGTTCCTGTACTCCTGTGCTGTCTGTCCTCAGATGTCCATGCTGGCCTTTTCTGTGCAACTAGCAGTTGAaatgagagggaagaaggaagtgaATGCCCAGTgataagaggaaaagagaaatcaaTTTCACCAACCCAGATCCCCAGTGATTTTTTATCCCATGGGGTGCCATGTTCCTCTGACTGTCTACTTTAGCACAAACTATGGCTACCCTCAGaatggccttttctttatattcttctttatttGCCCCCAAAGCTTCGTATCTTTAGCTTCTTGTCCCAACCCTCTTCCAGGATGATAGAAGAACaaggaaaagagaatttttaGGTGGGCAGGGGTCTGGGGGTGGTTGTGGGACAGGGGCAGTGTGAGGTCAGAGGCATCAGAAACCATCCTGCTGAGATTGGCTACCCCACCTCATACAGAGTAACTCAGGTTAAGTAAGACGGTGCATGCACGTTGAACCAGAGAGACTTCATGGCATCCTCCAACCCAAGGTGGCTTCCGGTCCTAGGTGGGGTCCATTCGCGTGAGGAGTGCACAGCAGAGGACATGGGCTGTGCGCTCAGAGGAGGAGCTGGCTGTCCCTGGAGGATGTCCCTCTGAGTCAGTAGGTGAGTCCTGCTGCAGAAGGAGCCACTGCTTCTGACGTGTGCTTTGCACTTTGGCCGTAGCAGGCCGTGGTCCTCCTCAGTGTGGACTTTGCTTCTGCTGCAAGAGGGAGGCCTGGTGGGACTCTGAAACCTGGCCTGAGCCCCTCATCTCAGTGGCCGAAGCCCCCCAGGCCTGAAGCTGTGGTGACACCCTGGACCACCATGTGGGTCCTGGCATTGTGACCTCAGCTGTTCCGTACACAAAGGGGTGGTCGCCCTGCCCTCACCTTGACCTGTAAGTTGCCTAGGACAGTGGCCTGGTCCTGGGGGCTGTTGTGGGGAGTTGAAGAACACCCTGGCCTCctccatcatgttggccaagaggGCAGAATTGAAGAAAACACATCTGGTAAAAGAGACTTTGCTGGACAGTGTGGGTCCTCTCTGAGCTCCTACTGAATGGAGATGGTGGCGGGGCAGGGGTACAGAGAACACTCCAATGAACCtctggtttttctttctctgtgctgAGCATAAAGCAGCCTCTCAGTCTGGAAGGGGTGTGAGATTAATCCCTGGCCTTGGGGTGGGACGGAAAGAGGCCTCTGCTGCCTCCCTCTGGGGATGAGGAGCACTGCCGAGGGAGCACTCCCTACTCCAAGACCACTCACGGTTCCATGGCCCATGCCAGGCCTGCCAGGCCCGCATCTAACCAGCAGGGCTAAGGCTCAGAATAACCTTATTAGATAAATATAATCATCACCtcgattttatagatgaggaaatgggggctcagagaggctaagcaaCTCACCCAAAATGACAGAGCTAGTAGAGAGGTCAGCTGAGATTAGAGCGCAAATCTGCCTATGGCCAAAGCCCTTGCTCCGGAAACAACACTTCCGGGACTTGCTTCTAGTTATCCTAAAGTGCTTTCTCCACGCTGGCCCCTCCAGCAGGGAGAGGGCTGCCTGCCAAATAGGGGGACACACGCCCATAGGAAGAGGACAGCACGACAAGATGTGAGTTGTCAGGAATCGGACCCCGGTGCTGCGGGGTCTGTGAGCCTGAGCTCAAGCCAGTTGGACAGGCAGGGTTGCATGGTTGTGGGAGGCGGGGGGCAGGGTTCCCGTGCAAGGGCCAGATGTTCTCCTCCCCAATCCTGATGCCTGCCAGCCTGAATCCCAGCCTCCTCTTTTTGCAGAGCAAGAACTACAAGGCAGTTTGCCTAGAATCGAAGCCAGAGCCGACCAAAGTAAGAAGCTCTTTTGAGGCCATGCCAGCAGTCAGGCCTGAGATCCGTGGGGAAGCAACCTGGAGTCAGGGGTCATTTGCTGATCCTAGTGGCCAAGATTTGTCCCAGGTGCTGGGGGATGCACTGAGAGTTCTTGCTCTCATAGAACTTCACACTGTAACGAATCGGATACGTAAACGAACAAGGACTCATTCGGCAGCGTTACCTGCTCCGCTGGGAATCAAGACAGGGAGACATGGCTGAGTGGCTGCCATAGAGCGGGTGGTCGGGAAAGGCCTTCCTTTGAGCTGAGAGCTGACGGACGAGACTCTGGCCTTGCAAAGGCAGAGTAAGAGCCTTCTAGGCAGAGGAGGCAGCATGCACTGAGGCCCAAGGTGGGAATGAGCCTGGCTGTTCAAGGGACAAAAGGAGCTGAGGCCCCATGGGCTAGCAGGGGAGTGGGACGAGATGAGCTGAAAGAGGGAGGAGGATAGAGGAACCTTCTGCACAGGTGGGGCCACCAGCTTTCCTCTGGCCCTAGCCCTAAGGGAGGAACAGAAACACAGGAGGATCTCTTCTGCCTCTGCACTTCCACCTCCCATCTGCAATTCCCAAAAGTCTGTGTTCCTGTTTCAATCCACAGACATTTGATTACAAAGCAGTTAAACAAGAAGGGCGGTTTACCAAAGCAGGAGTGACACAGGACCTAAAGGTGAGTGCGTGAACTCGGAGGCATGTCTATATTCCAAACCATTTGAGTGTAAGTTTTCCCCAAATCCTCAGTGCCTGTTTCCTAAATACAAGAATGTCCTCTTACACAGGCACAGTGCAATTATCAAAATCCAGAAGTTAACACACAGGCAACACTCATCTATAGCCCTTGTTCTAATTTCACCGGTTGTCTCATGCATGTATTTCATAACAACAGAAAGGAGACGTTTTCTGATCTAGGGTCTGATCCAGGATCACACATTGCCTCGAATTACCAGGTGTCTTTTCTATAATCTGGAACAGAATAGTTCTTTGTCTTTGGGGACActgacatttatttaattttattttttgagacaaggtctccctctgtcgcccaggctggagtgcagtggcacgatctaggctcaccgcaacctccaactcccaggttcaagcaattctcctgcctcagcctcccgagtatctgggactataggcacgcaccaccatgcccggctaatttttgtatttttagtagacacaggcttTCACCGtattggtttcgaactcctgacctcagctcatctgtccgccttggcctcccgaaatgctgggattacaggtttgagccactgcacctggtctgggCACACTGACATTTTTACACATTACAGATCACTTGTGTTGTGGGATAACCCTCAATTTGGCTTTGTCTGTTGGATTCCTCATGATGAGATTCAGCCTGTGCattttttggcagagacacaTGATGCCTGTAGGTCCCACTATCTTatagtctttttaaaacattagttaattaattaattttgagatggggttggggggtctcgctatgtcgcccaggctggtttcaaactccttgtttcaagcgatcctcccgccttggcctcccaaagtgctgggattacaggtgtgagccagtgcacccggtCTATCCTATTGTCTCAACAacatcctttctttcctccctatTGGAAGCTCTTCTCTGACAGTGCCCCAggatctttcctttcctcctgttGATGGTTTCCCCTCCATCCTAGgtatttctttcctccttctcttctccattttatttcctcAGAATGAACTCAGGGAAGTGAGAGAAGAGCTCAAGGAGAAAATGGAGGAGATAAAACAGGTAACAAGATGAGGCCTTCCATATCATGGAGGAAAAGTGTAGCTTCAGGAAAAATGCAATGCTTAAGTTTGAATAGTGAAGGAAAGCAAGAATTGCATGGAAAAATGTAACTCAGTCCTAATACCCAGAGCACTTCAGTATTAGGTTATTCACTTCTTACTTGTTTGATGCCTAAACCCAGTTTTTGAGTGACTGAGGACTCCCTAAAGTGTCTCTTTGATAAGAGTGGGTGATGTCACCTTAGTGATGAAGCTGAGTGAGAGGGGCTGATTTGGAATTTGAATGTAGGGGAAGTCAGGGACCAACCCCATCTTCCTTATTCGCCTCCCCTGAGCAAGTTGCAAAGCAGGAAACCTCTCATTTCTATGATACAACCAACCAATCACCCGTAGCATCCTTAGGAAAAAAGCGAATAATCAAGCAAGAAAGTGTAATTGAAGCTGTGGTCCAAGCTCCACATGCAGCCTTGCAGTAGCCAGATCTAAGCCGTGCCAAGGCTGGTGGTTGTGGTGACTTGATGGTGCTTGCACCCTAGTCCCTTCACAGACTCCTTGAGAAGAAAGTGGCTGTAACAGGCCATTATTAGTCCATGCCAGAGGAGCAGATGCTGCCCTTTGCTTAAAATGCCCCAAAGATGCCACAACTAACCTCAATAACATGCTGTGTGCTTTGTCAAGCCATGCCTTTCTTCCCTGTTAGATAAAGGAGCTAATGGACAAGGATTTTGATAAACTTCACGAATTTGTGAAAATTATGAAGGTAAGCATTACTTGAGTGCCTTCCACAGGTCAGTACCATACTGGAAACTGTGGAAGAAACACCAGCAgaccctgccctccaggagcttaTTATCTACTAGTAGTCCCAAATTCCATTGCAAGAAAGAATTGCAAGCCAAATAATTAATTCGTTGTTTGCTAGTTAGGGGCTTAGAGGTGTGAGAAATGAATGCGGGTTGGAGTAAGCAGCGAAGTCCTTACAGAGAAAGTGAGTCTCAAGTTGAGTCTTGAAGACTGCATCGGCAGCTTAATGCAAATCTCATCAAGAGCCCAGTGAGATTCTTTCTTAACTCAAAAAATTACTAGGATGATCTAGATTCTAGAGCAGTGATTGACAACATGTGATGTGTTTCAGAATCGCCCGAAACACTAATAAAACAGAGCCTGGGCTCATGTTCAGATGGTGCTGGGCCCTTGTAGTTTAGACAAGTTCCCAAGGGAAAGATTGAGAGGCATAAACTGGCAAAGGCAAATAGCTACCCATTTCTCAAGTGTTGTAAGGGGACATTAGCCTTACCAGATACTaaaattcatgataaaaacaaagTTATTAAATCAGCCCAAGGATAATCAAACACATGAATGAAATCAGATAGATAACGCCTCAACAGCCTCTCTGCCTGGGATGTAATGAG of the Symphalangus syndactylus isolate Jambi chromosome 12, NHGRI_mSymSyn1-v2.1_pri, whole genome shotgun sequence genome contains:
- the TEX35 gene encoding testis-expressed protein 35 isoform X7, with amino-acid sequence MLAKRAELKKTHLQGEGCLPNRGTHAHRKRTARQDSKNYKAVCLESKPEPTKVRSSFEAMPAVRPEIRGEATWSQGSFADPSGQDLSQTFDYKAVKQEGRFTKAGVTQDLKNELREVREELKEKMEEIKQIKELMDKDFDKLHEFVKIMKEMQKDMDEKMDILINTQKNYKLPLRRAPKEQQELRLMGKTHGEPQLRPKQMDGAGGADGAPCALHKKTMTPQKTKQGSLDPLHQCGTCCEKCLLCALKNNYNHGCRTYQQFRFITSQLLKMHSQGFLSS
- the TEX35 gene encoding testis-expressed protein 35 isoform X11, giving the protein MLAKRAELKKTHLQGEGCLPNRGTHAHRKRTARQDSKNYKAVCLESKPEPTKVRSSFEAMPAVRPEIRGEATWSQGSFADPSGQDLSQTFDYKAVKQEGRFTKAGVTQDLKNELREVREELKEKMEEIKQIKELMDKDFDKLHEFVKIMKEMQKDMDEKMDILINTQKNYKLPLRRAPKEQQELRLMGKTHGEPQLRPKQMDGAGGADGAPCALHKKTMTPQKTKQGSLDPLHQCGTCCQGQMKCLAGCLSWTRGN
- the TEX35 gene encoding testis-expressed protein 35 isoform X6 yields the protein MLAKRAELKKTHLQGEGCLPNRGTHAHRKRTARQDSKNYKAVCLESKPEPTKVRSSFEAMPAVRPEIRGEATWSQGSFADPSGQDLSQTFDYKAVKQEGRFTKAGVTQDLKNELREVREELKEKMEEIKQIKELMDKDFDKLHEFVKIMKEMQKDMDEKMDILINTQKNYKLPLRRAPKEQQELRLMGKTHGEPQLRPKQMDGAGGADGAPCALHKKTMTPQKTKQGSLDPLHQCGTCCEKCLLCALKNNYNHGALRPLQRWRGASDHPTFCGPRCARLKVPD
- the TEX35 gene encoding testis-expressed protein 35 isoform X3; amino-acid sequence: MLAKRAELKKTHLQGEGCLPNRGTHAHRKRTARQDSKNYKAVCLESKPEPTKVRSSFEAMPAVRPEIRGEATWSQGSFADPSGQDLSQTFDYKAVKQEGRFTKAGVTQDLKNELREVREELKEKMEEIKQIKELMDKDFDKLHEFVKIMKEMQKDMDEKMDILINTQKNYKLPLRRAPKEQQELRLMGKTHGEPQLRPKQMDGAGGADGAPCALHKKTMTPQKTKQGSLDPLHQCGTCCEKCLLCALKNNYNHGEHSFRALRPLQRWRGASDHPTFCGPRCARLKVPD
- the TEX35 gene encoding testis-expressed protein 35 isoform X12 encodes the protein MLAKRAELKKTHLQGEGCLPNRGTHAHRKRTARQDSKNYKAVCLESKPEPTKVRSSFEAMPAVRPEIRGEATWSQGSFADPSGQDLSQTFDYKAVKQEGRFTKAGVTQDLKNELREVREELKEKMEEIKQIKELMDKDFDKLHEFVKIMKEMQKDMDEKMDILINTQKNYKLPLRRAPKEQQELRLMGKTHGEPQLRPKQMDGAGGADGAPCALHKKTMTPQKTKQGSLDPLHQCGTCCEKCLLCALKNNYNHG
- the TEX35 gene encoding testis-expressed protein 35 isoform X8; its protein translation is MLAKRAELKKTHLQGEGCLPNRGTHAHRKRTARQDSKNYKAVCLESKPEPTKVRSSFEAMPAVRPEIRGEATWSQGSFADPSGQDLSQTFDYKAVKQEGRFTKAGVTQDLKNELREVREELKEKMEEIKQIKELMDKDFDKLHEFVKIMKEMQKDMDEKMDILINTQKNYKLPLRRAPKEQQELRLMGKTHGEPQLRPKQMDGAGGADGAPCALHKKTMTPQKTKQGSLDPLHQCGTCCEKCLLCALKNNYNHGGKYSHQVWAPFSPWASGAAC